AGCAGTGATTTGCTTTTCTTACCGGCAAAATCGCCAAGCAGCAGGCCGTTGATGAGAATGTGAAATGGGCCTAGCAAGTAGCCGTTAAGATACATGTCTGCAAGAGGGGCCTGGGAGGGCCTTACGGGTAAGGCGTCTGTGGCCGGCCCTGCGGTGGCAAAAAGGCTTGATGTTATGTTTGTCAGATCTCTGTTTAAAAATTCTTCTGCTCTCTCGGGCGGAATAAGTAGGGTGTAGGGTGTGCCCATTGAGGCTGATATCGATTGTATGTCCAGTATATTTTCTGCTGTTTTATTCTGGGATATTATGAGCAGATCTGTTTTTTTGTGGTAAGTATTTAACGTGTTTAAGTTGATGCTTTTGGTGATAATAAAATTAATATCACTACCTTTGTTTTGCTGATTAGATGCCCATTTTTCAGGTTGGTCGGTGAGGGTTACAATGGTCTTTTGTGACATGGGATCGGGCGGCTTGTGGCAAGCGGCTAATGTTTCATGTGGGCTGTGTTGATTGTGCTAACTGGCAGAGTAGAGCGGTACAAGCCGATTGATTTTGCGGCCTGCATTCATTTAGGCGCTAAAAATGCTTGAATGGGGACACTGGCTACAGAAAATAATGTCCAGTTTGTCGAATGGTGCTAATGAATGGATGCCTCCAGCGTTTTCGTGTTTTCTTTTTGCACTACTAAGGCACAGTTATCAATGCTGTTGTAGCGTCTTTTGCAAAAAGAGCATATCAATCGATATTCGGCACTCGCAAATCGGCATTAAACGCAACCTTTAATTCGAATGAATAGGTATTCCCGTGCATCGGTTTGTTGAGTGATTGGGGTGCGATAAAGCATGTTATTTACTGTTACATGCGCATCAGCAGGTCTAAAACCGACATTTGGGCCATGCATACACCTGGCAGTGCGCAGCGTAGCAGATGTTAGGGCAGGCCGTGCTCCTTCATTTTTTTTCGGAGGAATGTGGCTGAAGCTTCGAGATGTGCGTAGCCGACATCAGGGTCAATCCCGTCCTCAATAGAGATCCAGCCGGAGAAATTGCGTGTTTTGAGGAGGGAGAAAATGGCGTCATAGTCATTCATACCTTGCCCTACAACGCCGTGCTGGAGCACCTTTGCATATCCTTCGCTGGCGTATTTATCTGCTTCAAACAAATCTTCAAGCGTACCGCCCTCGAGAAATCGATCGCTGGCGTGCATTGTCACTACATGGGGGAGGACCGCTTCGAGCAAGGCCAATGGGTGGTCACCAGCTACAATGGCGTTAGACGGGTCAAAGTTAACGCCAAAGTTAGGATGTGGACCGATCGCGTCAACCAATTGCAGGAATACATCCATTTTTTGTGCAAACTCAGGGTATTGCCAGAAGTCATCTTTGTAGTGATTTTCCAAAATCAACGTGACGTTGTGTGCCTCAGCGACTGGCAATAAGTCATGGATACACGCAGCCACCCACGATACGCCTGTATCTCTTGGTACTTCGGGCCGGCGTTGCCCCGACAATACCCGGCAGTAAGACCCACCCAGCAGTGCCGTGGCCTCAATTGCGACCTTTTGTTTTTCAACCTC
This sequence is a window from Bacteroidota bacterium. Protein-coding genes within it:
- a CDS encoding sugar phosphate isomerase/epimerase family protein: MPLAVFPKCYLQQLCKTGEMTVDQWLDLAAGLDVDGYEFYWGFTPANAPAELERIRRRVEDQGRSIPMMCYSPDYTSPDINARQAEVEKQKVAIEATALLGGSYCRVLSGQRRPEVPRDTGVSWVAACIHDLLPVAEAHNVTLILENHYKDDFWQYPEFAQKMDVFLQLVDAIGPHPNFGVNFDPSNAIVAGDHPLALLEAVLPHVVTMHASDRFLEGGTLEDLFEADKYASEGYAKVLQHGVVGQGMNDYDAIFSLLKTRNFSGWISIEDGIDPDVGYAHLEASATFLRKKMKEHGLP